From one Planktothrix agardhii NIES-204 genomic stretch:
- a CDS encoding Mg-protoporphyrin IX methyl transferase produces MSVADEKTVVRDYFNSTGFDRWRRIYGDGQVNKVQLDIRQGHQQTVDQVLEWLKADGNLPGLSICDAGCGVGSLSIPLAEAGAIVYGSDISEKMVAEAYYRAKDRLNVIQKLSFTAQDLETLQGRYHTVICLDVLIHYPQNQIPEMISHLCALAESRVILSFAPKTLALTILKKVGELFPGPSKTTRAYQHKEANIVKIFSDNGFSIQRQTMIGTSFYYSRLIEAIRNTD; encoded by the coding sequence ATGAGTGTAGCAGACGAGAAAACCGTAGTTCGGGATTATTTTAATAGCACAGGATTTGATCGGTGGAGACGCATCTACGGTGACGGTCAAGTGAATAAGGTGCAACTTGATATCCGTCAAGGACATCAACAAACCGTTGATCAAGTCTTAGAGTGGTTAAAAGCCGATGGTAACCTGCCGGGTTTAAGCATCTGTGACGCGGGATGTGGGGTGGGTAGTTTGAGTATTCCCTTAGCAGAGGCCGGAGCCATCGTCTACGGTAGTGATATTTCCGAAAAAATGGTTGCTGAAGCCTATTATCGGGCAAAAGACCGCCTGAACGTGATCCAGAAACTCAGCTTCACAGCCCAGGATTTAGAAACCCTACAAGGTCGCTATCATACGGTGATTTGTTTGGATGTTTTGATTCATTATCCCCAAAATCAAATTCCTGAGATGATTTCTCATCTGTGTGCCCTAGCCGAATCACGGGTAATTTTGAGTTTTGCTCCTAAAACCTTAGCATTAACTATACTCAAAAAAGTTGGGGAATTATTCCCAGGGCCGAGTAAAACTACTCGTGCTTACCAACATAAAGAAGCGAATATTGTTAAAATTTTTAGTGACAATGGTTTTTCGATTCAACGACAAACTATGATCGGGACTAGCTTCTACTATTCCCGGTTAATTGAAGCAATACGCAATACGGATTAG
- a CDS encoding methionine aminopeptidase, whose translation MGSETIVLLSSREIEKMRQAGRLAVQLLNYLEPMIKPGVSTLELNDEAESWTQEHGARSAPLGYHGFPKSICTSVNEVICHGIPNAKQILKDGDIINVDVTPILDGYYGDVSRTFFVGTPSAIAQKLVEVTEECLRRGIEAVKPDGRVGDIGAAIQEYAEAQGFSVVRDFVGHGVNTVFHTAPQIPHYGKRGKGKRLRPGMVFTIEPMINEGTWEAKVLEDGWTAITKDQKLSAQFEHTVAVTETGVEILTLAD comes from the coding sequence ATGGGCAGTGAAACAATTGTTCTTTTATCCAGTCGAGAAATCGAAAAAATGCGCCAAGCCGGACGTCTGGCGGTGCAACTGTTAAATTATCTCGAACCGATGATTAAACCTGGGGTGAGCACCCTAGAACTCAACGATGAAGCCGAAAGCTGGACACAGGAACATGGCGCTCGCAGTGCCCCATTGGGCTATCATGGATTCCCCAAATCAATCTGTACCAGCGTTAATGAAGTCATCTGTCATGGTATCCCCAACGCCAAACAGATTCTCAAAGACGGGGATATTATCAATGTCGATGTTACCCCCATCCTAGACGGCTATTATGGTGATGTGTCTCGCACCTTTTTTGTGGGGACGCCTTCGGCCATTGCCCAAAAATTAGTCGAAGTCACAGAAGAATGTTTAAGGCGAGGAATTGAAGCCGTTAAACCCGATGGACGGGTGGGGGATATTGGGGCAGCTATTCAAGAATATGCCGAAGCCCAGGGCTTTTCCGTCGTCCGGGATTTTGTCGGTCATGGGGTGAATACGGTATTTCATACCGCCCCCCAAATTCCCCACTATGGAAAACGGGGAAAAGGAAAACGTCTACGTCCGGGGATGGTCTTTACCATCGAACCCATGATTAATGAAGGGACTTGGGAAGCCAAAGTCCTAGAAGATGGTTGGACGGCTATCACCAAGGATCAAAAACTCTCCGCCCAATTTGAACATACCGTTGCGGTTACAGAAACAGGTGTGGAGATTCTCACCCTAGCAGACTAA
- the kaiB_1 gene encoding circadian clock protein KaiB has product MSPLQKTYVLKLYVAGNTPNSVRALKTLKDILEQEFQGVYALKVIDVLKNPQLAEEDKILATPTLSKILPPPVRKIIGDLSDREKVLIGLDLLYEELMDE; this is encoded by the coding sequence ATGAGCCCTCTCCAAAAAACTTATGTCCTTAAACTCTATGTGGCTGGAAATACGCCTAATTCAGTCAGGGCGTTAAAAACCCTGAAAGACATCTTAGAACAGGAATTTCAAGGGGTTTATGCCTTAAAAGTGATTGATGTGCTTAAAAATCCTCAACTGGCGGAGGAAGACAAAATTTTGGCAACCCCTACCCTCTCCAAAATTTTACCTCCCCCGGTGCGGAAAATTATTGGGGATCTGTCCGATCGCGAAAAAGTCTTAATTGGGCTTGATCTTCTTTACGAAGAACTAATGGATGAATGA
- the kaiC gene encoding circadian clock protein KaiA codes for MTESSQDIESNERKLTGVQKIRTMIEGFDDISHGGMPIARATLVSGTSGTGKTLFAVHFLYNGIVYFDEPGIFITFEESPTDIIKNASSFGWDLQKLIDEGKLFILDASPDPEGQDIVGNFDLSALIERIQYAIRKYKARRVSIDSVTAVFQQYDGAGVVRREIFRLVARLKQVGATTIMTTEREAEYGPVARFGVEEFVSDNVVILRNALEGERRRRTAEILKLRGTTHMKGEYPFTITNDGISIFPLGAMRLTQRSSNVRVSSGNTTLDKMCGGGFFKDSIILATGATGTGKTLLVSIFLENACRNGQRALLFAYEESRSQLFRNASSWGIDFEEMESKGLLKILCSYPESTGLEDHLQIIKSEISEFKPDRIAIDSLSALARGVSNNAFRQFVIGVTGYAKQEEITGFFTNTTDQFMGSNSITDSHISTITDTILMLQYVEIRGEMCRALNVFKMRGSWHDKGIREYTISENGPVITDSFRDYERIISGSPSRISVNEKNELSRIIQGVQGRIDLDE; via the coding sequence ATGACTGAAAGTTCTCAGGATATCGAAAGTAATGAACGCAAACTAACCGGGGTGCAAAAAATCCGCACCATGATAGAGGGATTTGATGATATTAGTCATGGGGGAATGCCTATTGCTAGAGCTACTCTAGTTAGCGGAACGTCAGGTACCGGAAAAACCTTATTTGCAGTTCACTTTCTCTACAACGGAATTGTCTATTTTGATGAACCAGGGATTTTTATTACCTTTGAAGAATCACCCACAGATATTATTAAAAACGCTTCTAGTTTTGGATGGGATCTGCAAAAATTAATTGATGAAGGGAAACTATTTATCTTAGATGCTTCTCCCGACCCAGAAGGACAGGATATAGTCGGAAATTTTGACCTATCTGCATTAATTGAACGGATTCAATATGCTATTCGTAAATATAAAGCTAGACGAGTATCAATTGATTCAGTAACGGCTGTCTTCCAACAATATGATGGTGCTGGAGTGGTGAGACGGGAGATTTTTCGACTGGTGGCGCGACTGAAACAGGTGGGAGCCACTACGATTATGACAACGGAACGAGAGGCTGAATATGGCCCCGTGGCTCGGTTTGGGGTGGAAGAATTTGTCTCCGATAATGTCGTAATTTTGAGAAATGCTTTAGAAGGAGAACGACGTCGGCGCACGGCGGAAATTCTGAAATTACGGGGAACAACCCACATGAAAGGGGAATATCCGTTTACGATTACTAATGATGGAATTAGTATTTTTCCCTTGGGTGCGATGCGACTTACCCAACGCTCGTCTAATGTTAGGGTTTCTTCTGGGAATACAACCCTGGACAAAATGTGTGGGGGTGGTTTCTTCAAAGATTCGATTATTCTGGCGACCGGAGCCACGGGAACAGGTAAAACTTTATTAGTTAGTATTTTTCTGGAAAATGCCTGTAGAAATGGTCAACGAGCTCTGTTATTTGCCTATGAAGAATCCCGATCTCAATTATTTAGAAATGCGAGTTCCTGGGGAATTGATTTTGAAGAAATGGAAAGCAAAGGATTACTGAAAATTTTATGTAGTTATCCTGAATCTACTGGTTTAGAAGATCATTTGCAAATTATTAAATCGGAAATTTCTGAGTTTAAACCTGATCGAATTGCGATTGATTCCTTATCAGCTTTAGCGCGAGGGGTGAGTAATAACGCCTTCCGTCAATTTGTGATTGGGGTGACTGGTTATGCTAAACAAGAGGAAATTACGGGATTTTTCACCAATACAACCGATCAATTTATGGGGTCTAATTCTATTACGGATTCCCATATTTCAACGATTACCGATACCATTTTGATGCTACAATATGTGGAAATTCGTGGGGAAATGTGTCGGGCGTTGAATGTGTTTAAAATGCGGGGTTCCTGGCATGATAAAGGGATTAGAGAATATACTATTAGTGAGAATGGCCCGGTAATTACGGATTCTTTCCGTGATTATGAACGGATTATTAGTGGTTCTCCTAGCCGAATTTCTGTTAATGAAAAGAATGAATTATCTCGAATTATTCAAGGAGTTCAAGGGAGAATTGATTTGGATGAATAA
- a CDS encoding TPR domain protein: MRWFHRIIVLFFSILIFTWGNITPLGAENQSLSSDLDTLLEQAFTATQKGQFSQAETYWTEIIDQYPENPAMWSNRGNIRVSQNQLNPAISDYNQSIELAPSFPDSYLNRGVAYEGLGEWEKAIADYNKVLEINPNDPVAYNNRGNAEAGLENWSAALLDYQTASDLDKNYSFARGNYALTLYQLGETELALKTMKNLVRKYPNFADMRAALTACLWDIGKPGEAESNWVAVVGLDARYKNINWVKTVRRWPPKLVTALNNFLNLK, encoded by the coding sequence ATGCGTTGGTTTCACCGAATTATAGTTCTATTTTTCAGTATCCTGATTTTTACTTGGGGAAATATAACCCCCCTAGGGGCTGAAAATCAATCCCTATCTTCTGATCTGGATACCTTACTTGAGCAAGCATTTACCGCGACTCAAAAGGGTCAGTTTTCCCAAGCAGAAACCTACTGGACTGAAATTATTGATCAATATCCTGAAAATCCGGCGATGTGGAGTAATCGAGGCAATATTAGAGTTAGTCAAAATCAACTAAATCCGGCGATTTCTGACTATAATCAGTCCATAGAATTAGCACCGAGTTTTCCCGACTCCTATTTAAACCGAGGGGTGGCTTATGAAGGTTTAGGAGAGTGGGAAAAAGCGATCGCCGACTATAATAAAGTATTAGAAATTAACCCTAATGATCCTGTGGCTTATAATAATCGGGGCAATGCGGAAGCTGGATTAGAAAACTGGTCAGCAGCCCTTTTAGATTATCAGACCGCCAGTGATTTAGATAAAAATTATTCCTTTGCGCGGGGAAATTATGCTTTAACATTATATCAATTAGGAGAAACTGAATTAGCCCTAAAAACCATGAAAAATCTAGTGCGTAAATATCCTAATTTTGCCGATATGCGTGCCGCCCTAACAGCCTGTTTATGGGATATTGGTAAACCAGGAGAAGCGGAAAGTAATTGGGTAGCTGTGGTGGGACTGGATGCTCGATATAAAAATATTAATTGGGTGAAAACCGTTAGACGGTGGCCGCCAAAATTAGTCACCGCGTTAAATAATTTTCTAAATTTGAAATAA
- a CDS encoding ATP-dependent Clp protease adaptor protein ClpS — translation MNTGILASIRGMASSPTIAPTRSRQTVNQTYPNYKVIVLNDDFNTFEHVSNCLMKYIPGMTADSAWELTNQVHYEGQATVWVGPQEQAELYHQQLSREGLTMAPLEKA, via the coding sequence ATGAACACAGGAATTTTAGCATCTATTAGAGGGATGGCAAGTTCACCCACTATTGCACCAACTCGCTCTCGTCAAACTGTTAATCAAACCTATCCTAATTATAAAGTCATTGTCTTGAACGATGATTTTAATACCTTTGAACACGTTTCTAATTGTTTGATGAAATATATTCCTGGGATGACCGCCGATAGCGCCTGGGAATTAACAAATCAAGTCCATTATGAAGGTCAAGCGACGGTATGGGTTGGCCCCCAAGAACAAGCGGAATTATATCATCAACAATTAAGTCGAGAAGGGTTAACAATGGCGCCTTTAGAAAAGGCTTAA
- a CDS encoding cytosine-specific DNA methylase translates to MDLQLSLFTPTQTESNAKKQKTAKLGRYEKLQQQLLTTQRDPYQVFIDIDNQPVSSFNYNFIDLFCGAGGFTQGLVQAKFNPVASIEINSIASATHQKNFPSCNHFCGDIHEFNAIKSLEKLHFPPIHLVVGGPPCQGFSVAGKRNPDDPRNNLFKQFIRVVSEILPWYVVMENVPGILTLKNGKIKQEVFEQFQAIGYSNISVVILESAAYGVPQIRPRAIFIANRFGLQNPYPKPQLLPEQYQPIESAICDLPEYTPIPEINHEWTRHSPEYMQRIAQVPPGGSLYETYVDAFKRQYSGKPSMTIKENHGGTHIHPYLNRVISDRHILSRLPNPIEEYYPAIYHSQNTKIRVLMVFLGFLFQYISRNFSTLKDYDFQNYLF, encoded by the coding sequence ATGGATTTACAGTTATCTTTATTTACCCCTACACAAACAGAATCTAATGCTAAAAAACAAAAAACAGCAAAATTAGGTCGCTATGAAAAACTTCAACAGCAACTATTAACAACTCAACGTGATCCCTATCAAGTTTTTATTGATATTGACAATCAGCCTGTATCCTCATTTAACTATAACTTTATCGATCTTTTTTGTGGTGCAGGGGGATTTACTCAAGGTTTAGTTCAAGCAAAATTTAATCCTGTAGCTAGTATTGAAATTAATTCTATTGCTTCAGCCACTCATCAAAAGAATTTTCCAAGTTGTAATCATTTTTGTGGTGATATTCATGAATTCAATGCAATAAAATCTTTGGAAAAATTGCATTTCCCCCCGATTCATCTTGTTGTGGGTGGCCCTCCCTGTCAAGGATTTTCTGTTGCTGGAAAACGAAACCCCGATGATCCCAGAAATAACTTATTTAAACAGTTTATTCGTGTTGTTTCCGAAATTCTGCCTTGGTACGTTGTGATGGAAAATGTACCGGGTATTCTAACCCTGAAAAATGGAAAAATTAAACAAGAAGTATTTGAACAATTTCAAGCCATAGGTTACTCAAATATTTCAGTTGTTATTCTTGAATCTGCTGCCTATGGAGTCCCTCAAATTCGACCGAGAGCGATATTTATTGCCAATCGATTTGGACTCCAAAACCCTTATCCTAAACCTCAACTTTTACCCGAACAATATCAACCGATTGAATCCGCTATTTGTGATCTTCCTGAGTATACACCTATTCCTGAAATTAATCATGAATGGACTCGCCATTCTCCTGAATATATGCAGCGAATTGCACAAGTTCCCCCCGGCGGTTCTCTCTATGAAACTTATGTTGATGCGTTCAAACGTCAATATTCAGGTAAACCTAGTATGACGATTAAAGAAAATCACGGTGGAACTCATATTCACCCTTATCTTAATCGAGTAATTTCTGACCGACACATCCTTTCTCGGCTTCCGAACCCGATTGAGGAATATTATCCAGCCATTTATCATTCCCAAAATACCAAAATTCGAGTCCTAATGGTTTTCCTCGGTTTCCTGTTTCAATACATTTCTCGCAACTTCTCGACTTTAAAAGATTATGATTTCCAGAACTATCTTTTTTGA
- a CDS encoding similar to transcription regulator has translation MKGDHNFMEQSKTQVLKALGILIRQYRMSIRISQEELGLRSHLDRTYISGLERGVRNPSLTVLVSLASGLNITVSELLENLETEMRNVE, from the coding sequence ATGAAAGGGGATCATAATTTCATGGAACAGTCTAAAACACAAGTTTTAAAGGCTTTAGGAATTTTGATTAGACAATATCGAATGTCTATCAGAATTTCTCAAGAGGAGTTAGGGTTACGTTCTCACCTAGATCGAACCTATATATCTGGACTAGAAAGGGGCGTAAGAAACCCTTCTTTGACGGTTCTAGTTTCTCTTGCTAGTGGTTTGAATATTACTGTTTCAGAACTGCTTGAGAACTTAGAAACAGAGATGAGGAATGTGGAGTGA